In a genomic window of Nostoc sp. UHCC 0870:
- the ilvA gene encoding threonine ammonia-lyase, biosynthetic, whose amino-acid sequence MFCDYLVQILTARVYDVAQESPLEYAPNLSARLNNQLLLKREDMQSVFSFKLRGAYNKMANLTPDLLAQGVIAASAGNHAQGVALGASRLGTKAVIVMPVTTPQVKIDAVKARGGEVVLYGDTYDDAYAFARQLEAEKGLTFIHPFDDPHVIAGQGTIGMEILRQYQQPIHAIFVAIGGGGLISGIAAYVKRLRPEIKIIGVEPVDADAMHQSLKAGKRVQLSQVGLFADGVAVREVGEETFRLCQEYVDEIILVDTDATCAAIKDVFEDTRSILEPAGALAIAGAKAYVEREQIQGQTLIAVACGANMNFDRLRFVAERAEFGERREAIFAVTIPEAPGSLHKFCECIGRRNLTEFNYRIADEKIAHIFVGMQIQNRADRIKMVETFEDCGFPIIDLTDDELTKLHLRHMVGGHSPLAHNELLYRFEFPERPGALMKFVASMSPNWNISMFHYRNNGSDYGRIVVGMQVPPQEMAEWQAFLDSLGYGYWDESQNPAYKLFLG is encoded by the coding sequence ATGTTTTGCGACTACCTAGTACAAATTCTGACTGCTCGTGTATACGATGTTGCTCAGGAATCTCCTCTGGAGTATGCCCCGAATCTTTCTGCCAGACTGAATAATCAACTCTTGTTGAAACGGGAAGATATGCAGTCTGTATTTTCCTTTAAGCTACGCGGTGCTTACAACAAAATGGCTAACCTCACGCCGGATTTACTAGCACAGGGCGTAATTGCTGCCTCTGCGGGTAATCATGCCCAAGGTGTGGCTTTAGGTGCAAGTCGCTTAGGAACGAAAGCTGTTATCGTCATGCCTGTGACTACACCCCAGGTAAAGATTGATGCAGTCAAGGCGCGGGGTGGAGAGGTGGTATTGTATGGGGATACCTATGATGATGCTTACGCCTTTGCTCGACAACTGGAGGCTGAAAAGGGTTTAACTTTTATTCATCCTTTTGATGATCCTCATGTGATAGCTGGACAGGGAACTATTGGCATGGAAATTCTCAGGCAATACCAACAGCCCATTCATGCCATATTTGTGGCGATTGGTGGCGGTGGCTTGATTTCTGGCATTGCAGCCTATGTGAAACGTCTCCGTCCCGAAATCAAAATTATTGGCGTAGAACCGGTAGATGCTGATGCTATGCACCAATCATTAAAAGCAGGTAAACGGGTGCAGTTGTCTCAGGTGGGTTTATTTGCTGATGGGGTAGCAGTGCGGGAAGTAGGGGAAGAAACCTTTAGGCTGTGTCAAGAATACGTAGATGAAATCATTTTGGTGGATACAGATGCCACCTGTGCCGCAATTAAAGATGTGTTTGAAGATACCCGCTCTATTTTAGAACCTGCCGGGGCATTAGCGATCGCCGGTGCAAAAGCCTATGTCGAACGGGAGCAAATTCAAGGACAAACTTTAATAGCCGTCGCCTGCGGTGCTAATATGAACTTTGATCGGTTGCGTTTTGTCGCCGAACGCGCCGAATTTGGCGAACGCCGCGAAGCCATCTTTGCAGTTACCATTCCCGAAGCACCAGGAAGTCTACATAAGTTTTGCGAATGTATTGGTAGACGCAACCTAACAGAGTTTAACTATCGCATTGCTGACGAGAAAATTGCCCATATTTTTGTCGGGATGCAAATCCAAAACCGTGCCGATAGAATCAAGATGGTAGAAACCTTTGAAGATTGTGGTTTTCCCATTATCGATTTAACTGATGATGAACTGACAAAACTGCATTTAAGGCACATGGTTGGGGGACATTCTCCCTTAGCCCACAATGAACTACTCTATCGGTTTGAGTTTCCTGAACGTCCCGGCGCATTGATGAAATTTGTCGCTTCCATGAGTCCTAACTGGAATATTAGTATGTTCCACTACCGCAATAATGGCTCAGACTACGGACGGATTGTTGTAGGAATGCAAGTACCTCCCCAAGAAATGGCAGAATGGCAGGCATTTCTTGATAGCCTCGGTTACGGCTATTGGGATGAAAGCCAAAATCCGGCGTATAAATTGTTTTTAGGTTGA
- a CDS encoding aldo/keto reductase, which yields MQEEISLPQMGCGTWAWGNQLLWGYTESMDDQLQAVFNLCVSNGVTLFDTGDSYGTGRLQGRSELLLGQFSRSYQGINQDHICIATKLAAYPWRWTRQSMIKACKASAQRLGRNVDLVQMHWSTANYAPWQEEGLLDGLADLYEQGLVKGVGLSNYGTKRLQRVHKKFAARGIPIKTLQVQYSLLSTYPVTELGLKQVCDELGIQLIAYSPLGLGILTGKYSENSSYPQGIRGLLFRQLLPGARSLLACLRAVAESRNKTMSQVAINWCICKGTMPIPGAKSVTQAQNNIGALGWQLDAGEIAELDQAAASTDKKMVQNIFQTK from the coding sequence ATGCAAGAAGAAATATCTTTACCACAGATGGGTTGCGGAACTTGGGCATGGGGCAACCAATTGCTTTGGGGATACACTGAAAGTATGGACGACCAATTGCAAGCAGTATTTAACCTGTGTGTAAGTAATGGTGTAACTCTATTTGATACAGGCGATTCTTACGGCACTGGACGCTTACAAGGACGTAGTGAATTACTATTAGGACAATTTTCTCGCTCATATCAAGGCATAAACCAAGACCATATCTGCATTGCTACCAAGTTGGCTGCATACCCTTGGCGATGGACACGCCAGTCAATGATTAAAGCTTGTAAAGCTTCAGCACAACGTTTGGGTAGAAATGTTGATTTAGTTCAGATGCACTGGTCAACAGCAAATTATGCGCCTTGGCAAGAGGAGGGACTTTTGGATGGTTTAGCTGATTTGTACGAGCAAGGTTTAGTCAAGGGTGTGGGATTATCTAATTACGGTACTAAACGCCTGCAACGTGTACATAAAAAGTTTGCAGCGCGGGGAATACCAATTAAAACTCTGCAAGTGCAATACTCGCTGTTATCTACATATCCCGTCACCGAATTGGGACTAAAACAAGTGTGTGATGAATTGGGTATACAACTAATCGCTTACAGTCCTTTAGGTTTGGGGATATTAACAGGGAAATATTCTGAAAATAGCTCTTATCCTCAAGGTATCAGAGGTTTATTATTTAGACAATTATTGCCCGGAGCGCGATCGCTCTTAGCCTGTTTACGAGCTGTGGCAGAATCTAGAAATAAAACCATGTCCCAAGTCGCTATTAACTGGTGTATTTGTAAGGGAACTATGCCTATACCTGGAGCAAAATCTGTCACCCAGGCGCAGAATAATATAGGGGCTTTGGGTTGGCAATTAGATGCTGGTGAAATTGCGGAGTTAGATCAAGCAGCAGCCAGTACAGATAAAAAAATGGTGCAAAATATTTTTCAGACTAAATAA
- a CDS encoding aromatic ring-hydroxylating dioxygenase subunit alpha encodes MTTDINLPGNILNSLKNEQLQAEEGIFQWTKQWYPIAVVEFLDPSRPHAMQLLGKDIVLWRDGTGKWRCFEDFCPHRLAPLSQGRVESDGTLLCAYHAWRFDAEGKCVNIPQSVDKQTAAKNCENPKSCAVVYPTQENQGLLWVWGETGEEAQKESQLRTPRLVPELEENSEQVVKFFWNFRDLPYGWDYFMENVADPAHVPVSHHGIVGDRYKDAKYYDMIPTRKISTQDGFAFEIQPTTGNIEQAIHDFQPPCHMRISSTPKDGGKFILALYATPTRPGWCRHIGCQVFVKNSQGKTPQGLSIFGLPLPTWLGHVLASLFLHQDMVFLHYQEKTIAQRKQGKWLDAVFTPNPQDKMVITFRQWLDQRAGGGIPWAEGYSHDLPWTETDHQKLFDVWTTHTQNCTVCQNALANINRLKVSAYVLAAVCFLLGIILDARMVATQAALEKSLTFLPPTQFWLALGSGILLAIIGYLLQKFSRLFYVYEFQHFRNP; translated from the coding sequence ATGACTACTGATATCAATTTGCCGGGAAATATCTTAAACAGCCTGAAAAACGAGCAACTACAAGCAGAAGAAGGGATATTCCAATGGACAAAGCAGTGGTATCCAATAGCGGTTGTGGAATTTTTAGATCCTTCTCGTCCCCATGCGATGCAGTTGTTAGGTAAGGATATTGTGTTATGGCGGGATGGTACGGGAAAATGGCGTTGCTTTGAAGATTTTTGTCCCCATCGACTCGCCCCGCTTTCCCAAGGACGGGTAGAATCTGATGGCACACTTTTATGTGCTTACCATGCTTGGCGGTTTGATGCTGAAGGTAAATGTGTCAACATTCCCCAGTCTGTAGATAAACAAACCGCCGCGAAAAACTGTGAAAACCCCAAATCCTGTGCTGTTGTCTATCCTACCCAAGAGAATCAAGGCTTATTGTGGGTGTGGGGGGAAACAGGGGAGGAAGCCCAAAAAGAAAGCCAATTGCGGACACCGCGCCTTGTTCCTGAATTAGAAGAGAACTCAGAACAAGTAGTGAAGTTTTTTTGGAACTTCCGGGATTTGCCCTATGGATGGGATTATTTCATGGAAAACGTTGCCGATCCTGCCCATGTACCAGTTTCTCATCATGGGATTGTAGGCGATCGCTACAAAGATGCTAAATATTATGACATGATTCCCACCCGCAAGATATCTACCCAGGATGGCTTTGCGTTTGAAATTCAACCCACAACGGGCAACATTGAGCAAGCAATTCACGACTTCCAGCCACCTTGTCACATGAGAATTTCCTCAACCCCGAAAGATGGCGGTAAATTCATTTTGGCGTTGTATGCTACTCCCACCCGTCCCGGATGGTGTCGCCACATTGGCTGTCAGGTGTTCGTTAAAAATTCCCAAGGTAAGACACCCCAAGGCTTATCAATTTTTGGTCTACCCTTACCCACTTGGTTAGGTCATGTGTTAGCGTCCTTGTTCCTGCACCAAGATATGGTATTTCTGCATTATCAAGAAAAAACTATTGCCCAGAGAAAACAGGGTAAATGGCTTGATGCTGTCTTTACACCTAATCCGCAAGACAAGATGGTGATTACATTTCGCCAATGGCTAGACCAACGTGCTGGCGGTGGTATCCCTTGGGCGGAAGGCTACAGCCATGATTTACCTTGGACAGAAACCGACCATCAAAAGCTATTTGATGTCTGGACAACCCACACTCAAAACTGTACAGTGTGCCAAAATGCCCTGGCTAATATCAATCGCCTCAAAGTTTCAGCCTATGTATTGGCGGCTGTATGTTTCTTGTTAGGAATTATTTTAGATGCACGCATGGTAGCGACACAAGCAGCATTAGAAAAATCTCTCACATTTCTGCCGCCGACACAATTTTGGTTAGCATTAGGAAGCGGAATTTTATTAGCAATAATTGGCTACTTGTTACAGAAATTCAGCCGACTATTTTATGTCTATGAATTTCAACACTTTCGCAATCCATAA
- a CDS encoding FAD-dependent oxidoreductase — translation MLADIYDVVIVGAGPIGLATAIGLRKRGIENILVLDQTRAFRPVGQVLDLLPNGLKSLRYLDPHAYEAVKNAALGLSNSQPSNQKQNTPKSSPTWAFRNLQGQIMRSMSVSFDNWFQEYGEGRVSLAWYDLQTTLRQQLPQEIVRANHRCINVVDEPENDCVRIDCVSDTTVEANPYAHWNDNKTENLDTNSPASVTNKSFRARLIVAADGINSTIRRVLYKDSFYQDYAKPEYSGFAAISCREVADIPAEVEAEIEATFLQNSRVTTICHDEVSRKAVGEMEDTRMMLFRSRITNQFGYLIHFASPLAALQGKSGSSLINLAVKVFEQAGFPDVLKQLVRLSPPENIEQRPYYIHRAIIADSDTTPIQPTWNAGRVVLVGDAAHGMPPFMAQGANQGLEDALAVVALIAQIAAENNWNNRQAITEAFQKYEQLRRPWMAYVQEATLTRHPHSSEHNWQQYSQQIYGRNVEQVMKELANS, via the coding sequence ATGTTAGCTGATATCTACGATGTTGTGATAGTTGGAGCTGGGCCGATTGGATTGGCAACTGCGATCGGTTTACGCAAGCGGGGAATTGAAAATATTTTGGTATTAGATCAAACTCGTGCTTTTCGTCCAGTTGGTCAAGTGTTGGATCTGCTTCCCAATGGCTTAAAGTCTCTGAGATATTTAGATCCTCATGCTTACGAAGCAGTTAAAAACGCCGCCCTTGGTTTATCTAATTCTCAACCATCTAATCAAAAACAAAATACTCCCAAATCTTCACCTACATGGGCTTTCAGGAATTTGCAAGGGCAGATAATGCGCTCAATGTCTGTAAGTTTTGATAATTGGTTTCAAGAATATGGCGAAGGGCGAGTTTCACTTGCTTGGTATGATTTGCAGACAACTTTAAGACAACAATTACCCCAAGAAATTGTCAGAGCGAATCACCGTTGTATTAATGTTGTAGATGAACCAGAAAATGATTGTGTGCGGATAGATTGTGTTTCTGATACTACAGTAGAAGCCAATCCCTATGCTCATTGGAATGACAACAAAACCGAAAATCTAGATACTAATTCCCCCGCATCAGTTACTAATAAATCATTTCGAGCCAGGCTAATTGTAGCCGCCGACGGAATTAATTCTACAATTCGCCGAGTGCTTTACAAAGATAGCTTTTATCAAGATTATGCCAAACCAGAATATTCTGGGTTTGCTGCTATATCTTGTCGAGAAGTTGCTGATATTCCCGCAGAAGTGGAAGCAGAAATCGAAGCTACATTTTTGCAAAATTCACGGGTTACTACTATTTGTCATGATGAGGTATCGAGAAAAGCGGTTGGTGAGATGGAAGACACAAGGATGATGTTATTCCGCAGTCGCATTACTAATCAATTTGGCTATCTCATCCATTTCGCTTCACCTTTGGCAGCTTTACAAGGTAAGTCTGGCAGTTCTTTAATTAATTTAGCTGTAAAAGTCTTTGAGCAAGCTGGATTTCCCGATGTCCTCAAGCAATTAGTCCGTTTATCGCCTCCAGAAAATATAGAACAGCGTCCTTATTATATTCATCGGGCAATTATTGCTGATTCTGACACCACACCAATTCAACCAACTTGGAATGCAGGGAGGGTGGTTTTAGTTGGTGATGCGGCGCATGGGATGCCGCCATTTATGGCTCAAGGTGCTAATCAAGGTTTAGAAGATGCTTTAGCTGTGGTAGCATTAATTGCTCAAATTGCCGCAGAAAATAACTGGAATAATAGACAAGCTATAACAGAAGCTTTCCAGAAATATGAACAGTTACGTCGTCCGTGGATGGCGTATGTTCAGGAAGCAACTTTAACCCGTCATCCCCATTCTTCAGAACATAATTGGCAGCAATATAGTCAACAAATTTATGGGCGTAATGTTGAGCAAGTGATGAAAGAGTTAGCTAATTCGTAA
- a CDS encoding COR domain-containing protein, with protein sequence MTNEELLRIIEQAAKDQATELDLSSKKLTSLPPEIGKLSNLRSLHLSSNQLSSLPPEIVQLVNLQKLDLWSNQLSSLPPEIVQLVNLQKLDLWSNQLSSLPPEIVQLINLQKLYLGSNQLSSLPPEIGQLVNLQSLNLNSNQLSSLPPEIGQLVNLQSLDLHSNQLSSLPPEIGQLVNLQSLDLQDNPLDSPPPEIIKEGLRAIMNFFRQQLEQETDRLYEAKLLIVGEGGAGKTTLARKIQDNNYELKQDEKSTEGIDIVKWKFLLENDREFQINIWDFGGQEIYHATHQFFLTKRSLYVLVADTRKEDTDFDYWLNVVELLSDNSPVIVIKNEKDERKPGINERGLRANFTNLKETLSTNFATNRGLPEILNKIKHYISNLPHIGTELPKNWVEVRKVLESDKRQYITLEEYLNICQKYGFTERKDKLQLSGYLHDLGVYLHFQDDDLLVKTIILKPTWGTDAVYKVLDNRQVIQNLGKFTRNDLNDIWSENKYADMRPELLRLMMKFKLCYEIPSCPNNYITPQLLSANQPEYNLNESNNHNLILRYRYDFMPKGMLSRFIVETHNYIEQQTLVWKTGVVLNKDKTRAEVIEHYHQREIKIRVVGSRKKELLAIIIHELEKIHKSYERLKYRQLIPCNCEKCQTSQNPYVYEYEKLQKFKDRKQYSIMCYESGVNVDIIRLIDDVLIENVNPILEPVMRNQVFISYSHSDKDWLTQLQTHLKPMIRNQKLVVWDDTKIEPGTEWYKEIEDALAAAKVAVLMVSPNFLASDFIADNELPPLLNAAQAEGLKIIWIPISFSAYEETEIAKYQAAHEPKHPLKSLTEAEQDAALVQICKKIKTAFQSANK encoded by the coding sequence ATGACTAACGAAGAACTGCTGCGAATTATTGAACAAGCTGCTAAAGACCAAGCTACGGAACTAGACCTTTCTAGCAAAAAATTAACAAGCCTACCACCAGAAATTGGGAAACTTAGCAATCTGCGATCGCTCCACCTCAGCAGTAATCAACTGAGCAGTCTGCCACCGGAAATTGTCCAACTGGTCAACCTGCAAAAGCTCGACCTCTGGAGTAATCAACTGAGCAGTCTGCCACCGGAAATTGTCCAACTGGTCAACCTGCAAAAGCTCGACCTCTGGAGTAATCAACTGAGCAGTCTGCCACCGGAAATTGTCCAACTGATCAACCTGCAAAAGCTCTACCTCGGTAGTAATCAACTGAGTAGTCTGCCACCGGAAATTGGACAACTGGTCAACCTGCAATCGCTCAACCTCAACAGTAACCAACTGAGCAGTCTACCACCGGAAATTGGACAACTGGTCAACCTGCAATCGCTCGACCTCCACAGTAATCAACTGAGCAGTCTGCCACCGGAAATTGGACAACTGGTCAACCTGCAATCGCTCGACCTCCAAGATAATCCACTTGATTCACCTCCACCAGAAATAATCAAGGAGGGTCTAAGAGCAATTATGAACTTTTTCAGGCAACAGTTAGAACAAGAAACTGATCGCCTCTACGAAGCTAAATTACTTATAGTAGGAGAAGGTGGTGCAGGAAAAACTACCCTAGCTAGAAAAATTCAAGATAATAACTATGAACTAAAACAAGATGAAAAATCTACCGAGGGAATTGATATAGTTAAATGGAAATTTCTTCTAGAAAATGATAGAGAGTTCCAGATTAATATATGGGATTTTGGAGGGCAAGAAATTTACCATGCTACTCACCAATTTTTTCTCACTAAACGTTCACTTTATGTTTTAGTTGCAGATACTCGTAAAGAAGATACTGATTTTGACTATTGGTTGAATGTGGTAGAACTACTAAGCGATAACAGCCCTGTAATTGTGATAAAAAATGAAAAAGACGAGCGTAAGCCAGGAATAAACGAGCGAGGTTTACGGGCTAATTTTACCAATTTGAAAGAAACACTCTCTACTAACTTTGCTACAAATCGTGGTTTACCAGAAATCTTAAATAAAATCAAACACTATATTAGTAACCTGCCCCATATAGGCACAGAACTTCCTAAAAATTGGGTTGAAGTCCGAAAGGTTTTAGAAAGTGATAAACGTCAGTATATTACTTTAGAAGAATATTTGAATATTTGCCAAAAATATGGATTTACTGAACGAAAAGATAAACTACAACTAAGCGGTTATCTACATGATTTAGGTGTATATCTTCATTTTCAGGATGATGATTTACTAGTAAAAACCATAATTCTTAAACCTACTTGGGGTACAGATGCAGTCTACAAAGTATTAGATAACAGACAAGTTATTCAAAACTTAGGCAAATTTACCCGCAATGATTTAAACGATATTTGGAGTGAAAACAAATATGCTGATATGCGTCCAGAGCTATTACGTTTAATGATGAAGTTTAAGCTATGCTATGAAATTCCTAGTTGTCCTAATAATTATATTACTCCTCAATTACTCTCGGCAAATCAACCTGAATACAACTTGAATGAGTCTAATAATCATAATCTTATTCTGCGTTACAGGTATGACTTTATGCCCAAAGGTATGTTAAGTCGCTTTATTGTGGAAACACATAATTATATTGAACAGCAAACACTTGTTTGGAAAACTGGTGTTGTTCTCAATAAAGACAAAACACGCGCTGAAGTAATTGAACACTATCACCAACGTGAAATTAAAATTCGTGTCGTCGGAAGTCGGAAAAAAGAATTACTAGCGATAATTATCCATGAATTGGAAAAAATTCATAAATCTTATGAACGGCTAAAATATCGTCAACTTATTCCTTGTAATTGTGAAAAATGCCAAACTAGCCAAAATCCTTATGTGTATGAATATGAAAAACTTCAAAAATTTAAGGATAGAAAGCAATACAGTATTATGTGCTATGAAAGCGGAGTGAATGTAGATATTATAAGATTGATTGATGATGTTTTAATCGAAAATGTAAACCCGATTCTAGAACCAGTCATGAGAAATCAAGTTTTTATCAGCTATAGCCATTCAGATAAAGATTGGCTAACTCAACTGCAAACCCACCTAAAGCCAATGATTCGCAACCAAAAATTAGTCGTGTGGGATGATACGAAAATTGAACCTGGAACTGAGTGGTATAAAGAAATTGAAGATGCTTTGGCAGCAGCAAAAGTAGCAGTTTTAATGGTAAGTCCTAACTTTTTAGCATCAGATTTTATTGCTGATAATGAGTTACCCCCATTGTTAAATGCTGCCCAAGCTGAAGGATTGAAAATTATTTGGATACCTATAAGTTTTAGCGCATACGAAGAAACAGAAATTGCTAAATACCAAGCAGCACACGAACCCAAACATCCTTTAAAAAGCCTCACTGAAGCAGAACAGGATGCAGCATTAGTGCAAATCTGCAAAAAGATTAAAACGGCGTTTCAGTCTGCAAATAAATAG
- a CDS encoding DUF433 domain-containing protein, protein MPVVAAKSYVEYRNDAYWVEGTRISLDSVVYAFRGGLSPESIVQSFPLLTLEQVYGA, encoded by the coding sequence ATGCCAGTTGTTGCAGCTAAATCTTATGTAGAGTATCGAAACGATGCTTATTGGGTCGAAGGAACTCGAATTTCCCTGGATTCTGTTGTTTACGCCTTCCGGGGTGGATTATCACCTGAAAGCATTGTTCAATCTTTTCCATTACTAACATTAGAACAAGTTTATGGCGCGTAG
- a CDS encoding transposase gives MSNILNYIEENPKQTQRLIGLEYEQLQQLIINGERLYHEKKALLESKKVRIIAGGGGRKPKLSISEQIILTLVYLRHLTTFQLLGIQFEVSESTANDTFNYWLPNLRELLPSSLLEQVKKNASDYEVVKEMLTEYELIVDSYEQVRERPRDNDEQKKYFSGKKSNHTFKTQMIILPDASDIVDVVAGEPGPKSDITLFREYRSEFDAKQRFKGDKAYLGEDLITTPIKKPRNQELTTEQKEQNKIFSSKRIFVEHRIRSVKIFRVVQERFRLNTRKYKQVILTICGLVRLRIRGLILPLEISAISSG, from the coding sequence ATGAGCAATATACTGAATTACATTGAAGAGAATCCTAAACAAACCCAAAGGTTAATAGGTCTGGAATATGAACAGTTACAACAATTAATCATAAATGGGGAAAGATTATATCATGAAAAAAAAGCTTTACTGGAATCTAAGAAAGTGAGAATTATTGCTGGTGGAGGAGGTCGGAAACCAAAATTATCTATTTCTGAACAAATCATTTTAACTTTAGTGTATCTCCGACATCTGACAACCTTTCAACTTCTAGGTATTCAGTTTGAAGTAAGTGAGTCTACAGCCAACGATACGTTTAACTATTGGTTGCCTAACTTGCGAGAATTACTGCCATCAAGTTTGCTTGAACAAGTAAAAAAAAACGCTTCTGACTATGAAGTAGTAAAAGAAATGCTCACAGAATATGAATTAATAGTAGATAGCTATGAACAAGTCAGAGAAAGACCTAGAGACAATGATGAACAAAAGAAATATTTTTCAGGTAAGAAGAGTAATCATACATTTAAAACTCAAATGATTATTTTACCTGATGCTAGTGATATCGTTGATGTTGTGGCAGGTGAACCTGGTCCAAAAAGCGATATAACTTTGTTCCGAGAATATCGTTCAGAGTTTGATGCCAAACAAAGATTTAAAGGAGATAAGGCATATCTTGGAGAAGATTTAATTACAACTCCAATTAAGAAACCAAGAAATCAAGAACTAACAACTGAACAGAAAGAACAGAACAAAATATTTTCATCTAAACGAATCTTTGTTGAACATCGAATACGGTCAGTCAAAATCTTTCGAGTTGTCCAAGAGAGATTTAGGTTAAATACCCGCAAATATAAGCAAGTAATTTTGACGATTTGTGGGCTAGTAAGGTTACGGATTCGAGGGCTAATATTACCATTAGAAATATCAGCTATATCATCAGGTTAA
- a CDS encoding RluA family pseudouridine synthase — protein sequence MILHQIADFLDYDWTDVNQSPSYWYEGRCLQTGDLIRLPRTPLVEAIACGLMQQLAKDECYSHEGKMYGVLLVELPTGEQRILKAFSGLLNGESVVNGWVAPIPGREQVALQEAKTLAELEAIKQELITLKQLPARQEYETLSREFAQQLQAMSDRHSNSKQQRQQKRQQLGDTSTGEVLSLALEELDEESRQQGIERRRLKHQRDVTLATLKQAIAIADTRIQSLKQQRKALSRQLQAQMHAAYSLMNFLGQSLSLQQLMPDGLPTGTGDCCAPKLLHYAATHGLKPLAMAEFWYGTSNQDKVQGEFYGACAERCQPLMGFLLAGLRPNPPTPFPTREGGVLSPYKGRGYGVYTSQIFFLDQGFTPLNPPLERGETGKSSSLPFPRGGLGWGNSRTESDSITCVYEDEHLIAINKPAGLLSVPGRYLETQDSVSSRLRNLLPDGDNLAAVHRLDQETSGILLVARDSQTYRQLSQQFQQRQVHKVYEAILAGVVTTDTGLIELPLWGDPQNRPYQQVNWEHGKPSVTRFRVMAREREYTRVEFAPLTGRTHQLRVHALVGLGVVILGDRLYGCNAEATRLHLHARELRFQHPHRHATIHLQTETPF from the coding sequence ATGATATTACATCAGATTGCAGATTTTCTTGACTATGATTGGACTGACGTTAACCAATCTCCTAGCTATTGGTACGAGGGGCGTTGTCTGCAAACTGGTGATTTAATCAGGCTACCCCGCACACCTTTAGTAGAAGCGATCGCCTGCGGTTTAATGCAGCAATTAGCCAAAGATGAGTGTTATTCTCATGAGGGTAAAATGTATGGTGTATTACTGGTGGAATTACCGACCGGTGAACAACGAATATTAAAAGCTTTTTCTGGTTTATTGAATGGTGAAAGTGTTGTTAATGGCTGGGTTGCACCGATTCCTGGGAGAGAACAAGTAGCTTTACAAGAAGCGAAAACTTTGGCTGAGTTAGAAGCAATTAAGCAAGAACTCATTACCCTGAAGCAATTACCAGCCAGACAAGAGTATGAAACCTTATCGCGGGAATTTGCCCAACAGTTGCAAGCAATGAGCGATCGCCATTCTAATTCCAAACAGCAACGACAGCAAAAACGCCAGCAACTTGGTGACACATCCACAGGTGAAGTCTTAAGTTTGGCGTTGGAAGAATTAGACGAAGAAAGCCGCCAGCAGGGAATTGAACGCCGCCGACTCAAACACCAACGAGATGTAACTTTAGCAACGTTAAAACAGGCGATCGCGATCGCAGATACACGCATTCAATCACTCAAACAACAGCGTAAAGCCCTATCTCGACAACTCCAAGCACAAATGCACGCCGCTTACTCCCTGATGAATTTTTTAGGGCAATCTTTATCATTACAGCAATTAATGCCCGATGGTTTACCCACAGGTACAGGGGACTGTTGCGCCCCCAAGCTACTCCACTACGCCGCCACCCACGGACTCAAACCCCTAGCAATGGCGGAATTTTGGTATGGGACATCTAATCAAGATAAAGTCCAGGGGGAATTTTATGGTGCTTGTGCAGAACGCTGTCAGCCGTTGATGGGGTTTTTGTTGGCAGGTTTAAGACCTAACCCCCCTACCCCCTTCCCTACAAGGGAAGGGGGAGTTTTAAGCCCCTACAAGGGGAGGGGCTACGGTGTATACACAAGTCAGATTTTCTTTCTAGATCAAGGTTTTACCCCCCTTAATCCCCCCTTGGAAAGGGGGGAAACCGGAAAATCTAGTTCCCTCCCCTTTCCAAGGGGAGGGTTAGGGTGGGGTAATTCGAGGACAGAAAGTGATTCGATAACTTGTGTATACGAAGACGAACATTTGATTGCTATCAACAAACCTGCGGGACTGCTATCTGTTCCAGGGCGTTATCTGGAAACTCAAGACAGCGTGAGTAGTCGCTTGCGTAATTTGTTACCTGATGGCGATAATTTAGCGGCGGTGCATCGCTTAGATCAAGAAACCTCTGGGATTCTCTTAGTAGCACGTGATTCCCAAACCTATCGCCAACTTAGCCAGCAATTCCAACAGCGACAAGTCCACAAGGTTTATGAAGCCATACTTGCGGGTGTTGTCACCACAGACACAGGTTTAATTGAATTACCATTATGGGGAGATCCGCAAAATCGACCTTATCAGCAAGTTAACTGGGAACATGGTAAACCCAGCGTCACGCGCTTTCGGGTGATGGCGAGGGAAAGAGAATATACTCGCGTTGAGTTTGCACCATTGACAGGACGCACCCATCAGTTGCGGGTTCATGCTTTAGTAGGATTGGGAGTGGTGATTTTAGGCGATCGCCTATATGGTTGCAATGCTGAAGCCACTCGCTTACACTTACACGCCAGAGAACTCCGCTTTCAGCATCCCCACAGGCACGCAACTATTCATTTGCAGACTGAAACGCCGTTTTAA